AACAATAGCCGCGGAAGCCACCTCACTGCCGGCGATCTTCTTTCTGCTTCCAGGCGCgctcgtggccgtctttggcttcgcgctggcgtggagaaggcccctgcgtggcttctctttgcttcctggtcGCGTTTATAGCCCAGgcgtcgtcgtcgttcttctcttctcctcctctgtttttccagtcgccaccgccgctgctccgtcgagctcgcgtcgtcgccttagagcatctccatccTCGGCAAAGCCTGCCATAGCTCTGTCTGtcccttgcgcacccagccaaccaGCCCTTATAGCTTGACTTTGCCGGGAAGGAACCGCCGTTCATCGCTTTTCTTCCTCATGGCCGGCAGCGTCGCCGTCGCATGCGCTTCACTGTGGCCGTAGCTCTACGGTCAGCCTCTGACCTTGCGAAGTCTTGCTTCAGCTTTGCCAcgatgccatggtgctttgtgcctggttgattgaccattttgtccaccgcagtcgccggaaCACCGCCATCGACGACCGTTGGTCCGCCGTGGCTGCTGtgcacgtcgacccacctctccgttgctctttCGGTCCTGCTCTTTGCTCaatcgtgtttggggtgagctgctgaaccttcctaTGCAGTTTGTTTAAGTGCTACCGGTCTTGTTTCACCGGCGTTGCGcagccgcgccgtcgtggccgccatggccggtgtcgtgCTCGGTCCTGGCCGTTTTAGGTCTCGTTTGTGCCGCCAATCGACGCGTAGGGATGTAGGGGACGTggtggtaccttggccgtcgGCGAGAAAATCGTGGTCAGCGCGCATatcgccgtggtcagcgcgggaggtcggggatgacaggtggggtcgcgtGTCAGTGACTctgtgtttgaaaatgaattttctatttttcagtgatgaatgaatagtatgagtttttgttatttttgtgtagaattatttagagctccaaaaattatgaaattttttgtgacctctctgtgatgtataatatttaggaaaaatatgaaatgttgtttttcagtactttttgaatgtgataaaaaaatttcaattaattaataaatgagtttccataatttttctaggcttaaataattatccaaaaattatgaaaattattttaccacttagttatcatgtgatgaacctttacaaaaactttgagctcaattggaacaagttgatttatttcataattttgaattaaataattaattcataaaagcaaatagtaacctttaatgatttaggttttgtttgaatttttgaattgagtgatgaccttgggtcattagttggtaatgatccttggcaattgaaagaAGTGTTATGAAaagggtttagttagttttgactttgtaactgtaccgcgaaggaaagttgtattcaagtttttaactttcgcatccatcatcaagcaccatgttttatatctcgcatcatattaaacatggcattgttattacgtgtagtgaatgacaACGAGcgtgtggtagttaatcaagttgaggaggaggttaatccgtctattgaggtcggatttgataattgtggaacgtctccgGAACCCGACTTTTCcgtgaatcaaggcaagccccggatgcatttaaacctaccttgtgttttacaaatttatatcgcttttgcttttatatactacattaagtgattaggagttgagtgaaaacctaattggtgcattaccaaccttgtttttcaatatcaaccttgttacccgttttaatccgagaatgcttatttatgtttagccatgcttagaacaataaaagtcgggtgatcacCGGTCATCCGTGAGATATAAATGAATTCTTGGTtatgtttggttacttatgtgatcatgagatatgagcatgtgaagtaataaatctagaccgggcggactcggtgtatgagagccacaagacatggatgtcttgtgagcgggatcttttcgcctgtgtcgattgaggcccatccgttgttgaactgcatgaggtgagactttgtagtactaaccacataccccggtaagccttaacttgtcgattctattacgagaatggctactcacgcactgggagtggagagatggcgggaatagagtgtaccctcgtggcaatgggctggattggtggagtactgtattctcgggtggtgcggacccgttcttgttttagaggacctgagggtaggttggtatatgtaggtcagggacctacatatgtcgtgtggtctggaatccccagctaggttttaatcggttcgaatcgtcattgctcctcggttatggagactcaactcactgttcatcatcgtagtttaataactggaacttgagtaaggtttgagaaagtatTGGATACGAAGTtttatgatctcattatggatcatgtctgctttgtatatgatctttttgatgataagaatgttgatataaagaatcttgttagagagcttttacgcaaaaaggactttgattattgctaaagccataccttgaatccctgagcctgcattcctgagtcctCTCTGTTttaattttggttaagtcttgttgagtacttttgtactcagggttcgttgacccttgttgtaggtgagcctcatgagcaagtCTATCTTGGactgtgctgcatgactgttgtttcggtcgatgatgataagtaaatgtgtggtccttggataggatacttatattgtgtgtttgtattatgttactaatgccactccactactacagtTTGTAATattaatcgaacttagtttgtaaggtttgaactaaatggtttgtaaactaaattattgtaagacttctgctattttactctgatgtagatatttgaataaatgttgtaatactgcaatgactctataatgggatgctgctcagaaatcatggatgattcagggttccccgaggacacctgacagtcttcttaagttaccaagaatatatgcatagtcgtcagaggtcgttggatagtgacagatgcatgtgggtcctataatttaggaggttctgccacacaaatCACAGGAAGCAGCAAGGAAGGATGTCGAAAGAGCTTTGGGGGTTCTGCAATCAAGGTTCACCATTATTCGAGGAGCAGCTTGTTTATGGGACACGGAGACACTGGCAACATCATGAAAGCTTGTGTCATTATGCACAATATGGTTGTCGAAGATGAGGAAGTCGTTGACCCTACTGAGCGGTTCAACTATGGTGGCCAAAATATGGAACCTTCTCATGAGAGTAATCGCACCCTTGATGAATTTATTGAAGCGTATAAAAGGATCAGAGACAAGGAAACACACCAGTTGTTAAAAGCAGACCTCATCGAGAACCTCTAACAGCATTTTCCTGATAAAACTAAATCCAAGAACGTCTGGGCCACCTTCTGAGCAGGATAGGGATGGTGGAGTGGAATAAAATGTGCAAACTTACTGAATTTGTCAACTACCACCATGATACAGTTGGCATTACCGGAAGTAGGGAGGCCATCGATGAAGTCTATGCTCACAATTTGCCAAGACTCAGATGGAACTGGTAGAGGAGAGAGTATCGGTACTACCTGACTACAATAGGTTGATCCTCTGGTACCAACGGGATGGAGTGGTCATAGGGTCGCTATGGAGGAAGGGAAGATGGCTCCGCGAAAAGGTGGCTAAACTCATCTAGAAGGTCTTGAACCTATGGAAGGATGCAAGCAATGGACTCTGCAGCATCTGAAGCAATGTTGAAGATCTATAAGATTGAGCATTCAGATTTTGAAGATATCAGACCCTGTAGCAGAACTGTTTTGGACCGATAAGGGAGAAGCATCCACTTGTCCTTCCAATTAATCTTCATGGGCGAAAAGCTTCAAGCCAATGCATACCAAGAATTAGATCATAAGAGCCCAACTGAATGACCCGAAGGGTAGAATGAAAATTGTGACCCTAAACTTCCCACTCCACATTAGGCAGCTCTGACTCATAGGTTAGCAGATTACCATCATCCACATGAAGAACCATTAGAGAGGCAAGCAGTTTGTGTCTCGGAAGAGAACTAGCCACTAGAGTACTAACAAAAGAATGGCTACTGCTAGAGTCGACTAAAATAAGAACGTTGTAGCCTACGATAGAACCTATGAACTGCATAGTAAGGAGAGCTTGGCTACCTGATAGAGCTACAACTAACAGAGCTAAGAACAACTGCGTTGGTGTCTCTAGCTCGGTAGGTTATTCAACCAAGCCGAGACAATAATTTCATCCTCGTCCGGAATGAAATTTTTTTGCCTCTTAGCGTTTGGGCTTGGAACGCGTGGGCGTTTATTACCACCAGCACTGGACTGCACTTCTACAACTTCAACACCTATTGCTGCCTgcacttcatcttcttcaagaCCAGCTCCTACCGGCACGTCATCATATTCCTGCATTTCCTGTGTCATGGGAAAGCTGAACTCGTCTAAAGAACGAACACCCTCAAATCCCGTGACCAAGTCAGTCCAATATCCACCACCGAACATTGTGAGGGGCCTGCAATATGAACAAAGAAATCAATACCTAATGCCATGTAGAAGCAAATTATGTTCACAACATCATAACCCTAACAATCTGAAAGTAATAttcggaaagaaaaaaaaatctgaaaGTAATGTTTACAACTTGTGCCCAGCAGCTGGCCAGCGGCATCATAACCTGGTGAATAGTACCATGCAAGCAGACACACAGCGTCATCGATCAAACAGCGGCAGTAGGTTGGCCAGCGGGCACCCGCAACTAGCCATAGGGTGCCATGGCTTGGCACACAGAGGCAGCAGCCTGCCATGGTCTGGCACAGAGGTAGCATCTGGCCATGACCTAGCACGGCAAGCAGATAGGGATGGCTTCTGATCTAGTGACACAAGAATGTAGCAGTAGATCGATCCAAAAGAGCACGGCCATGGCAGAACATAGGGATGGTGgctgttgatatttcttatgctcaagtagataactttgcaagcgcacagaatatcgTTATTGCATTTCACGCAGGAGTATTCCAGGGTATTGTATTTATTCACAGGGAAGCAATGGATAAAGATAGTGATAGTTAACCATCACGTATCGGCTAGCTAGTATACCGACTAGACTAAAGTGTGGGTAAGTGATATACAATAAAGTGGGGAGACACATAGAAGATCCACTCGTGAAAAGGTAAAGGTAACATAACTAAATAGGATGACAATAAGAAAGAGAGCACAAGAATCCTAAATTACTTCTATTCAAGCACAACTCTAGCAACATACTTTGGTAATACATATGAACCAAGAATAGCAGTGCAAGGTAGGATGCAATCACACTTCGGGGTGTACTTGCCCTAAAATTAACCAGGCACAAAGCACAATGAGCCCTGTGATTTAATAACTAGGCCTAACATTGGGGAATACATATGATAGATAGGGTTGTCACCATCTGCCAACTACCCCAATCCATCTGGAGGCCTAGCCACATTCCAAGGTACCCCATAGTATAAGCACCACGTTTACACTATTTGATACTACCCTAGCTTGATCAAGACTAGAGCACCAGCTAGTGACGAAGTACCCATGCAATGAGAGCCTACCACTAATCAAAGGTAATATAAACATCACCAAAGTATAACTAGAGAACAAGACTAGTATATAAAGTAAAAGACTTGAAATAGTACTTGAATAGAAAGTAATATATTGAAATAAATAAAGTATTACAAGAGAAATACCAAGCTATACCAGACTCCTGAAGACTGCTCTAGACTCAGAGCAAAGCTCCCATCAAGACTAACTACTACTAGAGCTACATCttgagagagtagagagagagcttctctttggggtgtgttacaagtgagggagatgggtcctatttatagtggtaggaggagtaggGGCTACGCCATTGCCATGTCATCAATCCATGTGACATGCCttccttgcccttggatcaaaccaccaATGAACCGCCTCAAATCTACGCACCATGTTGGTCCACACTATGCCTTCTTGCATGTGTCCAAAGTTGAGGCGGTTTGGCCACAGAGTGGCATCGAGCGACGAGGCACGGCGTCGGGCGACCCCCACTGATGAGTAGGCTCTCTTCCTTTGGCGTGGGGCCCCTAGGGGTGTAGTAGAGTGTGGGTATGAAGCCCCTTTGTCCATTTGAGCATAGACATGCAAGGTGGGTCCAACTATCACAACAGGAAACGGCTGATTTGCCGGGAGCAAAAAAATTTGCcaggtgctttttatcgggcacccggcaaaggaatTCTTTGCGGGGTGCTAGGCCTGGCGGCACCCGACAAAGAAAGGCAtccggcaaagcagcctttgccgggtgccaggcactcggcaaattccagCCATCGGCAAAAATTGGTCTTTGCCGGGTGCGggccactcggcaaaatatggccgccggcaaaggtggccggcttgacggcggccagctgccgtcagcctttgccgggtgccacccgacaaagaatttttttatttttttttaatttctttgccgggtgccccatgacctggcacccgacaaaggcttctttgccagGTGCCCGGGGTGGCACccgacaaattttttttttgttttttaccccatttttttgtggggacttgctacaggaaatatatccctatttcaaaatttgggacaattatgagtttttaactatatttccttaattttttctgtttcattgaatttttctgactattccaaatttgaactgcaggtacatgaaataatggaatttggtcattcaaaaaatagtatttcatgtacctgcagttcaatggaatagtcgaaaaaattcaatgaaacggaaaaaattaaggaaatatagttaaaaaactcataattgtcccaaattttgaaatagggatatatttactgtagcaagtccccacaaaaaaaatggggtaaaaaaaacaaaataataataataatttgtcGGGTGCCACcccgggcacccggcaaagaagcctttgccgggtgccaggtcatggggcacccggcaaagaaatttaaaaataaaaataaaaaattctttgccgggtgctgtcgtcacctggcacccggcaaaggcccaTGACTAAAAAGGCCGGCCCACGTCCCAACCCTAACCTATTCTAGCAGATGGTTCGACCCCGCGCCtgcgctccgccgccgccgccgccacgctccgccgccgccgccctcgcgctCCGCCACGCTCGCGCCTCGTCGATCCGCCGCGCCCGTGCCTCTCCCGCGCCTTGCCCGTGCCTTGCTCTGCCGCCCAGTCCCGGCGACCCCGCGGCGCCGGCACTGGCGGCCCAGCGCCCGCGCGAGCCGCGCCCACGCCCGGCGGCGCTCGCCTCGGCGGCCGGCCAGCGCTCCCGCCCGGATCCGGTGGCCCCGTGGCCGCAGCCCCGCCCCGACGACCCCGACGGCGCTCGGCCCGGCCGGCGCTCCTGCCTGGCCCCGGCGCCCCAGCCTCACCGGACCCGGCGGCCACGCGGCCCCACCTCGCCGGCCGTCCCCGACGAGGCCGGCTGCCCGTGGTCCGGCCGCCGGGCTCCTCCCACCGCCAGCCAGCAGTAGAGGAGGTAggtggaagaagggaggaggaaggaagaagaagaaaaagaagggggaggaggaagaggaaaaaagagaaggggaggaggaagaagaggaagaaagagaagggggaggaggaagaagaggaaggtgccgacccgaccgcccgTCGATCCCCGCGCCGTTCCGACCGgccgttgatcctcgcgctgctgcggtcatccccgccatcatcgccggccctcgctcttgccgttctttccgccaaggtaagccctacccttgtagtgttagtagtagtagtagttagtagtgttagtagtagttagttgtagtgttagtagtagtagttagtagttttagttgtagtgttagttgtagtagttagtagtgttagttgtagggttagtaaatagtagtagttagtaagtagtagtggttagtagtagtagttgttaatagttaagtagttcttactattagcattgttagtagttaagtagttgttagtagtagtgttagtagtagttgtagggttagtagtaattgttgttgtactacttcaatacttttatgtgcatggaaagagaactaaagtacatggctcctcttgatatattagtggttgttggccttcgtgtccatgtttggtatatatgtggttgttggccttcgtgccatgtttggtatatatgtggttgttggccttcgtgccatgttttttgcaggttttgggaacctccccgtgcaggggaggtgctgccgaaattttgagtcgacactaaccatttttgcccttttttgcaggaggaggacctatgggagggactcggcgaccccgatcgtctttgtcggcgctgcgggtcttcctgcaccgtgtcgactcgccactgcaccgactctccactGCCCCGCTACCCGAAcctcaccgccaccctaggtataacccctctatccgtatgtggtctttggtcacgtaacctagttaggtgtctcccattcgaaagagatacaaTCGGAGATATGCGgacctttgcatatctgcgaccgtatctatttcggattgtccacgctttttggacagcccgcggatgcgtagttgaggttagttttcatgctccgcTCCGGTTCGAGACAGTGTTTTGGCATCACCtctctgttgttctccggatacacactctcccttgcaggacgtgtatcgggagaacggtggggaggtgctgccgaaattccatctcggataggagcggagcatggaaactaacctcatctacgcatccgcgggtgggattaggacctatcctcacctattagagagtagggacaccgcgtagatgcaattgatggtcacctgtggtgatgttatatatgctagaggatggaggaccgtcagtggatgtacacgggccggacaAGTCAGGGTGATGCCAGCTATGAATGGATGCAGAAGACCGATCATTTCTTGAATCatgcatttggcaaggccgcaAAATTCCTGAAAAtggctttgtgtccctgcagcaagtgTGGTAACAGGAGAATGCTAGACAAGGAACTCATGGGTACACATCTGCACAAGAATGGGTTTACGCCGAACTACACTCGGTGggcccaccatggtgaagccgatcgtatgagagaggagatgGTGAGACAACACATCGAGGCTTTcgatgctgatgctggggtagcagacatggtagATGACGTTCACCAAGCA
The sequence above is drawn from the Miscanthus floridulus cultivar M001 chromosome 15, ASM1932011v1, whole genome shotgun sequence genome and encodes:
- the LOC136507346 gene encoding uncharacterized protein, whose amino-acid sequence is MVRPRACAPPPPPPRSAAAALALRHARASSIRRARASPAPCPCLALPPSPGDPAAPALAAQRPREPRPRPAALASAAGQRSRPDPVAPWPQPRPDDPDGARPGRRSCLAPAPQPHRTRRPRGPTSPAVPDEAGCPWSGRRAPPTASQQ